From Pseudovibrio sp. Tun.PSC04-5.I4, a single genomic window includes:
- a CDS encoding glutamate synthase subunit beta, translated as MGKVTGFLEIDRQEQKYQPASDRIRHFREFTVPLSQPEVERQAARCMDCGIPFCHGPAGCPVNNQIPDWNDLVFAGDWESAARNLHSTNNFPEFTGRICPAPCEEACTLNLEDISVAIKTVEQAIADRAFKEGWIKPEPAATKTGKTVAVIGSGPAGLAAAQQLARAGHTVHVYEREPRAGGLMRYGIPDFKMEKHHIERRVVQLEAEGVTFHYGCEIGKDVEFEEIHTRHDATLLSTGAERPRDPGIPGMNLKGAMYAMPFLVQQNRRVGGEDVSDEVPYWAGGKHIVVVGGGDTASDCVGTSFRQGALSVTQMDIRPMPPLREDKNQFWPYWPTKFRTSTSQAEGAEREFSAATLAIVGDEDGVVTGVKCARVDEKRIPIQGTEFILKADLVLAAIGFSGPNMETYIKEASDNLELDERTNVKANTEDYKTSIKKVFAAGDVRKGQSLVVWAIREGRQAARSIDEFLTGSSNLPR; from the coding sequence ATGGGTAAGGTAACTGGCTTTTTGGAGATCGACCGGCAGGAGCAAAAATACCAGCCGGCATCAGATCGCATCCGCCACTTCCGCGAATTCACAGTCCCGCTCTCGCAGCCGGAAGTGGAACGCCAAGCGGCACGTTGTATGGATTGTGGCATCCCGTTTTGCCATGGTCCAGCCGGCTGTCCGGTGAACAACCAGATTCCAGATTGGAACGATCTGGTGTTTGCAGGTGATTGGGAAAGTGCAGCGCGTAATCTGCATTCAACCAATAACTTCCCGGAATTCACGGGCCGCATTTGTCCCGCTCCCTGTGAGGAAGCGTGTACGCTGAATCTGGAAGACATCTCGGTTGCGATTAAGACTGTAGAACAGGCGATCGCTGACCGTGCTTTCAAAGAGGGCTGGATCAAACCGGAACCTGCGGCAACCAAAACCGGTAAAACGGTAGCGGTAATCGGGTCAGGTCCTGCAGGCTTGGCAGCAGCACAACAGCTGGCACGCGCAGGCCATACAGTCCACGTATATGAGCGCGAACCACGCGCTGGCGGACTGATGCGCTACGGCATTCCTGACTTTAAGATGGAAAAACACCACATCGAACGCCGTGTCGTACAATTGGAAGCAGAAGGTGTCACCTTCCACTACGGTTGTGAAATCGGCAAAGATGTAGAGTTCGAGGAAATCCACACCCGTCACGACGCAACATTGCTGAGCACTGGCGCTGAACGTCCGCGTGATCCGGGCATTCCGGGCATGAACCTCAAGGGTGCCATGTACGCGATGCCGTTCCTCGTTCAGCAAAACCGCCGCGTAGGTGGGGAGGATGTTTCTGACGAAGTACCATATTGGGCTGGCGGCAAGCACATCGTTGTTGTTGGTGGTGGCGATACGGCATCTGACTGTGTTGGTACATCTTTCCGTCAGGGCGCACTGTCTGTAACCCAGATGGACATTCGTCCGATGCCTCCGCTGAGGGAAGACAAGAACCAGTTCTGGCCGTATTGGCCAACTAAGTTCAGGACTTCCACGTCTCAGGCAGAAGGTGCAGAACGTGAGTTCTCAGCTGCAACGCTTGCCATTGTTGGTGACGAAGACGGTGTTGTAACCGGCGTAAAATGCGCTCGTGTGGATGAAAAACGTATTCCAATTCAAGGCACAGAGTTCATCCTCAAGGCAGATCTTGTTCTGGCAGCTATCGGCTTCTCAGGTCCAAATATGGAAACCTACATTAAAGAAGCCAGTGACAATCTGGAACTGGACGAACGCACCAACGTGAAAGCCAACACCGAGGACTACAAAACCTCCATCAAGAAGGTTTTTGCAGCAGGCGACGTTCGCAAAGGTCAGTCTCTGGTTGTTTGGGCAATCCGCGAAGGACGTCAGGCAGCTCGCTCAATTGATGAGTTCCTGACAGGCTCTTCCAACCTGCCACGCTAA
- a CDS encoding DUF459 domain-containing protein produces MQRSFLSLALAVVISISFAGTLVLSTDVAAQVRTNSTGASNKGNKSFFGWLFGGSQKRMEQVNPSKRKSRKKSSRSRRKNRNRDSSAVAAAPKITEKEKSKDAKVLLVIGDELAMGLADGLKSVYADTPSIRIKKLVYPNTGLVADKKPDWPEDVARALKADDVGLVVVSLGARDNRNFVVSEQSLVDGQSMTNSEELQFQGNDWKKEYRFRTASMVAAVRNEQLPLIWVGLAPAKEYLMSANFSFLNDLFQEQVEPAGGIFVDVWTAFQDENGEYTSHGPDVTGKRRRLRAKDGVYFTWAGYRKVAYFVEREIARIFGSATAFIFEGVKDDPNFIVLTGRLTSPETKLIGPDDKGGSAGAGSDLFKLTVSGEVLPEVSGRADDTRWTGF; encoded by the coding sequence ATGCAACGGTCCTTTTTGTCACTCGCGCTTGCGGTTGTGATAAGCATTAGTTTTGCCGGGACACTTGTTCTGTCAACTGATGTGGCTGCGCAAGTGCGGACAAACAGCACCGGAGCATCTAATAAGGGCAATAAGTCTTTTTTTGGTTGGTTGTTTGGCGGTAGCCAAAAACGGATGGAGCAAGTGAACCCATCCAAGCGGAAAAGCCGTAAAAAATCTTCGCGCTCTCGTCGCAAGAACAGAAATCGCGATAGCAGTGCCGTTGCGGCTGCACCGAAGATCACCGAGAAAGAGAAAAGCAAAGACGCCAAAGTTCTGCTTGTTATTGGTGATGAATTGGCGATGGGATTGGCTGACGGTTTGAAGTCAGTTTATGCCGATACACCTTCCATCCGCATCAAGAAGCTCGTCTACCCGAATACGGGTCTGGTTGCTGACAAGAAACCAGACTGGCCTGAGGACGTAGCCCGTGCGCTCAAGGCAGATGATGTGGGTCTTGTCGTTGTATCGCTCGGGGCACGAGATAATCGTAATTTTGTGGTGTCGGAGCAAAGCTTGGTTGATGGCCAATCAATGACGAACTCGGAAGAGCTACAGTTTCAGGGCAATGACTGGAAGAAGGAATATCGTTTTCGGACTGCTTCTATGGTTGCAGCCGTTCGGAATGAGCAATTGCCTTTGATCTGGGTTGGACTGGCACCTGCAAAAGAATACCTAATGAGCGCGAACTTCAGCTTCTTGAATGATTTGTTTCAGGAGCAAGTTGAGCCAGCTGGTGGCATTTTTGTTGATGTGTGGACTGCTTTTCAGGATGAGAACGGTGAATACACATCTCACGGGCCCGATGTAACGGGTAAGAGGCGACGTCTACGGGCTAAGGATGGTGTGTATTTTACTTGGGCAGGTTATAGAAAAGTTGCGTACTTTGTGGAGCGCGAGATCGCTCGCATCTTTGGAAGTGCGACTGCCTTTATTTTTGAGGGTGTCAAAGACGATCCGAACTTCATCGTTCTGACCGGGCGTTTGACTTCACCAGAAACCAAGCTCATTGGCCCAGATGATAAAGGTGGCTCTGCTGGTGCAGGCAGTGACCTCTTTAAGCTGACAGTATCAGGTGAAGTGCTCCCAGAGGTATCTGGCCGAGCTGATGATACTCGTTGGACCGGATTTTAA
- a CDS encoding methyl-accepting chemotaxis protein: MVTQPHVFKLSMVGKFVLVVFMAMAIMSIGTLFSFVVIYDALISALADPGLRSQLMSDQGQSALETLLVDNLSFIVMVCAPAGLLFFVIAVVIARGMRSAMSELQGGLDALADGALDTQIKGTERGDEIGAIARSIAQFRVVLKTKAEADAKAKIQQEHELADARKEALETVARDFEASVGHVVHDLLEISSSVEMRSQELDISVQGAHTAMASSSDVAQATQGSVQAIVEAAEGVSRSSGAIGDDTSQAARFAQDAAKCAQKTNEIVGRLVESGKAIGDVIELIDQIANQTNLLALNATIEAARAGKAGRGFAVVASEVKSLAGQTSKATEEISVQVESVQKVAEQAVTAIREIGLTIDQINSLSTGINEAVGEQKQATEDISRSLTDAHQNVSQVASNMQVLGSDFQGTKDASNHLHRAAGKLGTLSENLKSEVASFLESVKAA, encoded by the coding sequence ATGGTTACCCAACCGCATGTCTTTAAATTGTCGATGGTGGGCAAATTCGTTCTCGTGGTCTTTATGGCTATGGCGATCATGTCTATCGGCACATTGTTTTCCTTTGTGGTCATATATGATGCCCTCATCTCGGCCTTGGCAGATCCTGGATTGCGATCTCAGTTGATGTCTGATCAGGGACAGAGTGCGCTGGAAACGCTGCTCGTTGATAATCTCAGTTTCATTGTGATGGTCTGTGCACCTGCTGGACTGCTGTTCTTTGTAATTGCCGTTGTGATTGCGCGTGGCATGCGTTCTGCGATGTCGGAGCTACAGGGCGGACTGGATGCACTGGCTGATGGTGCGCTGGATACACAGATCAAGGGAACTGAGCGCGGGGATGAGATTGGTGCGATCGCTCGCTCTATTGCTCAATTCCGAGTGGTTTTAAAAACCAAGGCCGAAGCTGACGCAAAAGCCAAAATCCAGCAGGAGCATGAGCTCGCGGATGCACGCAAAGAAGCGCTTGAAACTGTAGCGCGGGATTTTGAAGCATCTGTGGGGCATGTTGTTCATGACCTTTTGGAGATTAGCAGCTCCGTTGAGATGCGCTCGCAAGAGTTGGACATTAGCGTGCAGGGTGCTCACACAGCGATGGCATCTTCAAGTGATGTGGCTCAGGCAACGCAGGGCTCTGTGCAAGCCATTGTGGAAGCGGCTGAAGGTGTCTCTCGGTCCTCCGGTGCTATTGGGGATGACACTTCGCAGGCGGCACGGTTTGCGCAGGATGCTGCGAAATGTGCTCAGAAAACCAACGAGATTGTTGGGCGTTTGGTGGAAAGCGGCAAGGCTATCGGTGATGTTATTGAGCTGATTGACCAGATTGCAAATCAGACCAATCTTCTGGCATTGAATGCGACGATTGAAGCGGCGCGGGCAGGGAAAGCCGGACGAGGGTTTGCTGTTGTTGCGAGTGAGGTGAAGAGCCTTGCAGGCCAGACCTCAAAAGCGACTGAAGAAATCTCTGTGCAGGTGGAATCTGTGCAGAAGGTTGCAGAGCAGGCGGTTACAGCCATTCGTGAAATTGGGTTGACTATCGATCAGATTAACTCCTTGTCCACGGGCATCAATGAGGCTGTTGGAGAGCAGAAGCAGGCGACCGAGGATATTTCCCGCAGCCTTACAGATGCACATCAGAACGTGTCTCAGGTTGCGTCCAATATGCAGGTTTTGGGGAGTGATTTCCAAGGAACGAAAGATGCATCTAACCATCTGCATCGGGCAGCAGGTAAGCTTGGAACACTCTCTGAGAATTTGAAGAGCGAAGTTGCCAGTTTCCTAGAAAGTGTCAAAGCTGCCTAA
- a CDS encoding lytic murein transglycosylase translates to MRFSSLPAALCAGILLVCSSNVFAQQTGFQKWVSSFKRTAVSAGVSTQLYDRVFEGMTPDPRIKKSAENQPEFTRAIWQYLDSAVTEDRVSYGQQMAGDWNGWLDKIEAKYGVSRHVVLAIWGMESSYGRILDNASIMRSTPRALATLAYQGGRRGKFARKQLVAALKILQDGDVVPEQMRGSWAGAMGHTQFIPTTYQAYAVDITGDGKRDIWNSIPDALASTAAYLSKVGWQSGETWGYEVILPEGFNYRLSNQRKNQVVANWRKLGVTRANGSAFPRGTDMARLYTPAGAGGPAFLLLKNFYVIKRYNNSNAYALGVGHLSDRLLGMPSFVADWPRGDRPLTLTEKKALQKRLVEMGYKPGIVDGKIGRGTRQAIQAYQKASGMIPDGHDSIKLLNRLQGRT, encoded by the coding sequence ATGCGATTTTCTTCTTTGCCAGCAGCTCTGTGCGCTGGGATTTTATTAGTTTGTAGTTCAAATGTTTTTGCCCAACAAACCGGTTTTCAAAAATGGGTAAGCAGTTTTAAGAGAACTGCTGTTTCAGCGGGTGTGTCTACTCAGCTTTATGATCGTGTGTTTGAGGGGATGACGCCTGACCCACGCATCAAAAAGAGTGCTGAGAACCAGCCTGAGTTTACCCGAGCGATTTGGCAGTACCTTGATAGCGCGGTTACCGAAGATCGGGTTTCCTACGGTCAGCAAATGGCAGGAGACTGGAACGGTTGGCTTGATAAGATCGAAGCCAAATATGGCGTCAGTCGTCATGTGGTTCTGGCGATCTGGGGCATGGAAAGCTCTTACGGGCGCATTTTGGATAATGCATCGATTATGCGATCAACCCCACGTGCCTTGGCTACTCTGGCGTATCAAGGTGGACGACGTGGCAAATTTGCCCGCAAACAGTTGGTTGCTGCTCTTAAGATCCTTCAAGACGGTGATGTTGTTCCTGAGCAGATGCGAGGGTCCTGGGCTGGTGCGATGGGACATACACAGTTTATCCCGACGACATATCAAGCCTACGCAGTTGATATCACGGGTGATGGCAAACGCGATATCTGGAATAGTATTCCAGATGCTTTGGCTTCTACTGCTGCTTACCTTTCTAAGGTTGGTTGGCAGAGCGGAGAGACCTGGGGTTATGAAGTGATCTTGCCTGAGGGCTTTAATTACCGCCTTAGCAATCAGCGCAAAAACCAAGTTGTTGCCAACTGGCGTAAACTTGGTGTGACGCGGGCAAATGGCAGTGCGTTTCCTCGTGGAACGGATATGGCGCGGCTTTACACACCGGCTGGTGCTGGTGGACCTGCTTTCCTGTTGTTGAAAAACTTCTATGTCATCAAACGCTACAACAATTCCAACGCCTACGCGTTGGGAGTTGGTCATCTATCCGACCGGCTGTTGGGAATGCCTAGTTTTGTGGCGGATTGGCCGCGTGGGGATCGTCCTCTTACCCTGACTGAAAAGAAGGCGTTGCAGAAGCGTCTGGTTGAAATGGGTTATAAGCCCGGAATTGTTGATGGTAAGATTGGACGAGGCACTCGTCAGGCGATTCAGGCATACCAAAAAGCCTCTGGTATGATTCCTGATGGTCACGACTCAATAAAGCTTCTTAATAGGTTGCAAGGTAGAACATAA
- a CDS encoding outer membrane beta-barrel protein, translated as MLLQPNLLKRLCAASILMCGLMLGGFWQGVAYAQSSDFGFRDSLSFDDDGTSGFERPTETDAEPYEQQIEEGSQRQVAQPLTASVRQQLTSTGRNSRAPRFSERVEAASRISRPVGGGGQSDEGIFDGETVQDRAIGIRLGSLRLTPSIDAGLGWTDNAEQANGGTPDGFYEVDAAVTVVSDWDRHELGMELRGSLRAFFNEPNNNQPVITGLSNLRLDLGDRTTANVEGAYSFSREERSSAENEAVSGRTNSVQEIGGRVSLSRRVSVIQLRGGIGVDRTVYGGQMTSSQPRDNTVVDATLRTSFDNGAVFEPYLKGGFLVRKYDQDCNGDPSCFDRTSRGYFAKAGLTVDRGPKLRGEFGVGWRAEYLDDDRLSALQGLIFDGSFVWSPTRRDTVTVGGATSFSGTNIDGASGSILYAGDVRYAHQFTQDVVGDVQFGYTYRIFQGVDIVEKEGTGSLGLVWAFAKDAALLSRYTFRAFESSSDDSNYASSLIEAGLRIRR; from the coding sequence ATGTTGTTGCAGCCGAACCTTCTAAAACGCCTTTGTGCCGCGTCTATTTTGATGTGCGGTTTGATGCTGGGCGGTTTTTGGCAGGGCGTGGCATATGCTCAATCTTCAGATTTTGGTTTTCGCGACAGTTTGTCTTTTGATGATGACGGGACTTCAGGTTTTGAGAGACCTACTGAGACTGATGCAGAGCCTTATGAGCAGCAGATAGAAGAAGGGTCACAACGTCAAGTCGCTCAACCACTCACTGCGAGCGTACGTCAACAATTGACGTCCACTGGAAGGAACAGCAGAGCTCCTCGGTTTTCTGAAAGAGTAGAAGCCGCATCCAGAATATCTCGTCCTGTTGGGGGCGGAGGGCAATCGGATGAAGGGATCTTTGATGGTGAAACCGTACAAGATCGAGCGATCGGCATTCGGCTTGGATCACTGCGTTTAACACCATCAATTGATGCTGGCCTTGGTTGGACTGATAACGCAGAACAAGCCAATGGTGGAACGCCAGATGGGTTTTATGAAGTGGATGCCGCCGTTACTGTGGTTTCTGACTGGGACAGGCATGAGCTGGGCATGGAGCTGAGGGGAAGCCTCCGTGCTTTCTTCAATGAGCCAAACAACAACCAACCAGTTATTACCGGGCTCAGTAACTTGCGACTGGATCTGGGAGATCGGACCACGGCGAACGTTGAAGGGGCTTATTCCTTCTCTCGCGAGGAGCGGTCTTCTGCTGAAAACGAGGCTGTGAGCGGGCGTACAAACTCCGTTCAGGAGATTGGTGGTCGTGTTTCTTTGAGCCGTCGGGTTTCGGTCATTCAATTGCGTGGTGGAATCGGTGTTGACCGCACTGTCTACGGCGGGCAGATGACCAGTTCTCAACCTCGTGACAACACAGTGGTGGATGCAACACTCAGAACCTCTTTCGATAATGGTGCCGTGTTCGAGCCGTATCTGAAAGGTGGGTTTCTCGTTCGCAAATACGATCAGGATTGTAATGGTGACCCGAGTTGTTTTGATAGGACGTCCCGCGGGTACTTTGCTAAAGCAGGTTTGACTGTAGATCGCGGGCCGAAACTTCGAGGTGAGTTTGGAGTTGGGTGGCGTGCTGAATATCTGGATGATGACCGCCTAAGCGCTCTACAAGGGTTGATTTTTGACGGATCCTTCGTCTGGTCTCCAACACGACGGGATACGGTGACAGTTGGCGGTGCAACCAGCTTTTCCGGTACAAATATTGATGGAGCTTCCGGATCGATCCTTTATGCAGGAGATGTGCGGTACGCGCACCAATTTACGCAGGATGTCGTTGGTGATGTTCAATTTGGATACACGTACAGAATTTTTCAGGGTGTCGATATTGTCGAGAAAGAAGGAACTGGTTCCCTCGGTCTTGTGTGGGCGTTTGCAAAGGATGCTGCGCTTCTGTCTCGTTACACATTCCGTGCGTTTGAAAGTTCCTCTGATGATAGCAATTACGCAAGCAGCTTAATTGAAGCTGGACTTCGGATCCGTCGTTGA